One Candidatus Limnocylindrales bacterium genomic window, CGCAGGCCCGGCGATGACAGCAGCATCGCGAGGCGCTGGGCCATCGCCCGATGGTCGGGATAGTCCACGAGGTATCCGCTGCGGCCTTCCTCGACCTGCTCGGGAGCCCCACCGACGGCCGTGACCACCACCGGGAGCTCCATGGCCATCGCCTCCAGGATGGCATTGGACATTCCTTCGCTCTCCGACGGCAGGACGAAGATGTCGAAGCCGCTCAGGACCTGCGGCATGTCGCTGCGGCGGCCGAGCAGATGGATGGCCTTTTCGAGACCGAGCTGGCGCGCCAGCGCCGCCGGCTCCTCGGGCATCTCATCGGCGCCGGCGATGACGACGTGAGCGTCGGGCACGGTGCGGCGAAGCTCGGCCATCGCCTCGAACAGCATGCGGAACCCCTTGCGAGGCCGGAACGTGATCGCGGTTCCCACCACGGGCTCGTCGCGCAGGCCGAGCTCGGCGCGCAGCCGGGCCCGGGCGTCGGCGGCGATGGAGGCACGCGAGAAGCGGTCGATGTCGATGCCGCTCGGAATCATCTCCATGGGAGCCGCAAAGCTGCCTTCGATCGTGCGGGTGAACTCGAGGACCTGCGGAGAGTTGCCCGTAACCGTATCCGAAAGGCGATTGGACACGGCGACCGCAGCGCGCTCGGCCCGTCCTGAGGGCTCGTGGAGACCGCGCTTGCTGGTCACCACCACCGGCACCCCGGCCAGACGCGCACCCACGGCTGCATAAAAATTTCCGCGCAGCAGATAGCCGTGCGCGACCTCGACACGGCCTCGGCGAAACGCGGCGACCAGGCGCGACAGGCCGACCAGATCACGAGGGTCGCGCAGCGTGCCCCGCATGCCGAACGTGGTCACGGGAACGTCGAGAGAGCGCGCCGTCTCCAGCAGATCGCCCTGGTCGCGCAGCGCGAACAGGCGCGGCCGGAAGCGCGTGCGGTCGAGAAAGCGAAAGACCTGGAGAAGATGGGTCTGCGTGCCGCCGGTGATCATCGAGGCGATCACGTAGGTCACCTCGATCGGTCTCTGTGATCGTATAGCCACCGGCTTGCCCGCCCCTTCCCGAGCGCGGCAAGGTAGCAGAGGTAGAAATCGGGGTCAGTCGTTCAGCGTCGTACGAAGCTGTCGGTGGCCACGAGGCTCACACCGGAGTCGACGCCGGGCCCGAGCGGGAAGAACGGCTTCCAGCCCGATACCAGGCTGCCGTCCAGCTCGAGCGCGAGAACCGGGCCCGCAAGCTCCGACGCCGGCGCTACCAGGATCTCGCCAGCGCCGTCGAAGTCGACGTCGGCCACGGCCACACGAAGACCGCCCCGATAGCTGGTCGGGTACTGCGTGACGAAAATGTTGACGGGGTTGCCGTTGGTGCGCGTAACCAGCGTGCCATCCGCGCGATACGCCCGGATCCACAGCTGCCCGTCGGCCACGGCCGTGACGATCTCGTTTCGGTTGTCCGCGTTGCCGTCGATGTTGCCCACGGCAACGGTTACGCCGCTGTTGGGTCCGCCGTCCGTGCCCTGCGCAGGGAAGGCAAGCCACGTGTGGCGCAGGCTGCCGGTGCGGCTGAAGACACGCACGACGGGAAGACCAGAGGCGGCGCCGACCACGAACTCATCCTTGGCGTCGTCGGTTACGTCGCCTCCGGCCAGGTTGACGCCGACGGCGCTGATGAGCGTGCCATTGAGCTTGTCGGTCGCGCTGAACACCCGCACCGGATCGCGACCAGGAATGAGTGCCCAGGTGAAACGTCCGATGGGATCGTCGAAAGACCGCTGGTACAACGCGACGTCGATGTTTCCACCGCTCGTGGCGTCGGCCGGGCCCACCACGATCTCGTCCTTGAAGTCATCGGTCGATGGGTTGACGAAGTTTCCGGCGGCGACGTTGACGCCGCCGCTGTAGCCGCTGAGCTCGGCCAGGAACGACGACACCCGCCACCGCCGCCTCCCGGCACGATAGACGTTGACGCGAGGCGCTTCGCCGCCGCGTCCGGATCCCACCGCCAGGTAGATGTCGTTCGGCCCGGTGGCAATGGCCTCGTCGAGAACGTCCATCGACAGGCTGCTCGCGCTCTGCCCGCGGAATGGCGACAGGTCGACCTCGCGCCGGCGTCCGCGCAGGTCGAAGCTCTGCACGGCCGGGCGCCGCGCGAGCGACTCGCCGGCAACGAAAATGCGCGTCTCGCCGCCGCGCCGGCCATTGAACTGTTTCAGCAGCGCGCCGTTGGCGCCCGAAAGGATTCGGACGCTTCCCGCGTTGCGGCGCCCGCGCGGGGCATCGCCAGGCACACCAACGACGACGTCGCCCACGGCGTCGTTGTCGTAGAGGATCCCGCCATCCAGCGACTGGCCCATTCGCGCGCCGCCAACCGGGCCGTTCTGCGTCCACAACGGCTGCGCCGGTGTGCCGCTGCCCGAATACGCATGGACGCGGCCTGTCTGCGCTCCGTTGCCCACGGTGGCCGTAGGCGCTGAGGCAACGATGTCCTGGATCGTATCGGCGTTGATCCTGCCGACGACGGCGATGGCGGTGCCGAAGCCGGCGCCCGCCTGAGGAGTCGGCTCGGTGCGGTCGATGTTGGCCAGAGTGGATCGTTCCAGCGTGATCTTGCCGGAATCGCTCAGGCCAGCGGCAGCAAAGCCGGGCGATCCGAGCCACAGCTCGTCGACGAGGTCACCATCGAGATCGGCAATGCCCGCCACGGCACGGCCCAGTCGCTGGCGGTCGGCGCCGCGGAAGCGCGCCACCTCCTCGTAGGGAAAGGCGCCGGAGATGATCTGGACGATGCCGGCGTCGCGCAGCGTCGTCGTACTGGTGGTGGTGGTCGTCGTCGTGGTGGTCGACGTCGACGTGGTCACGTCCGGCAGGGTGGTCGTCGTCTCCGGAAGCGTCGTGCTCGGCTCGAGAATCGTCGTGGAAGTCGTCGTGCCGCCTGCCGGTGCGCCGTCGTCCGGAAAGACTTCGGCGTTGCTGGCCGCGATGGCGATGTCGGGCACCAGATCGCCATCCATGTCACCGACGCCGGCGACGACGTTGGCCCAGGCATCGGAGACGTGCCGGCCTTCGCTCCTGCCGATGATCGAGCCATCGGCGCCCGATACCAGATAGCCGATGCCCACACGCTGCAGGCCCGCGTCGCCGAGGTCGACGCTGGCGCCGCTGGCGCCGACGACGACGTCGCCGATGCCGTCGCCGTCGATGTCATGAAGGCCGTCGACCGCCTCTCCGAGGTTGGCCTGCGGATTCGCGCCGAACAGCGTCCAGACCACCTCGCCCTCGTGATTGTAGACTTCGAGCTTGCCGCCCGCGTTGTAGGTACCACCGCCGGGCTTGGGCGAGTCGAACGTGGATGAGCCGACGGCTATCTCGTTTCGCCCGTC contains:
- a CDS encoding glycosyltransferase produces the protein MAIRSQRPIEVTYVIASMITGGTQTHLLQVFRFLDRTRFRPRLFALRDQGDLLETARSLDVPVTTFGMRGTLRDPRDLVGLSRLVAAFRRGRVEVAHGYLLRGNFYAAVGARLAGVPVVVTSKRGLHEPSGRAERAAVAVSNRLSDTVTGNSPQVLEFTRTIEGSFAAPMEMIPSGIDIDRFSRASIAADARARLRAELGLRDEPVVGTAITFRPRKGFRMLFEAMAELRRTVPDAHVVIAGADEMPEEPAALARQLGLEKAIHLLGRRSDMPQVLSGFDIFVLPSESEGMSNAILEAMAMELPVVVTAVGGAPEQVEEGRSGYLVDYPDHRAMAQRLAMLLSSPGLRAQIADNARQRVVERYSARAMVGQIEDLYVRLLDGKRVNTE
- a CDS encoding integrin alpha, which translates into the protein MKRLRFAQGRRAAARVLAGPSSVLAVALFGLFMAGEAAAVEVTCRNGDALGWSVSTGGDFDGDGVTDVAAGAPCARGNGNRRAGRAYVYSGATGDRLLSLEGTDVDQQLGAALSFIDDVDGDGRNEIAVGSSTFDSPKPGGGTYNAGGKLEVYNHEGEVVWTLFGANPQANLGEAVDGLHDIDGDGIGDVVVGASGASVDLGDAGLQRVGIGYLVSGADGSIIGRSEGRHVSDAWANVVAGVGDMDGDLVPDIAIAASNAEVFPDDGAPAGGTTTSTTILEPSTTLPETTTTLPDVTTSTSTTTTTTTTTSTTTLRDAGIVQIISGAFPYEEVARFRGADRQRLGRAVAGIADLDGDLVDELWLGSPGFAAAGLSDSGKITLERSTLANIDRTEPTPQAGAGFGTAIAVVGRINADTIQDIVASAPTATVGNGAQTGRVHAYSGSGTPAQPLWTQNGPVGGARMGQSLDGGILYDNDAVGDVVVGVPGDAPRGRRNAGSVRILSGANGALLKQFNGRRGGETRIFVAGESLARRPAVQSFDLRGRRREVDLSPFRGQSASSLSMDVLDEAIATGPNDIYLAVGSGRGGEAPRVNVYRAGRRRWRVSSFLAELSGYSGGVNVAAGNFVNPSTDDFKDEIVVGPADATSGGNIDVALYQRSFDDPIGRFTWALIPGRDPVRVFSATDKLNGTLISAVGVNLAGGDVTDDAKDEFVVGAASGLPVVRVFSRTGSLRHTWLAFPAQGTDGGPNSGVTVAVGNIDGNADNRNEIVTAVADGQLWIRAYRADGTLVTRTNGNPVNIFVTQYPTSYRGGLRVAVADVDFDGAGEILVAPASELAGPVLALELDGSLVSGWKPFFPLGPGVDSGVSLVATDSFVRR